Within the Polymorphobacter megasporae genome, the region TCGTCCAGCTTGGCCGGTTGGGCGACAATATTCGGCAGACCGACCTTGCCCGCGAGCTCGACATCACCGGGCCGTCACTCGTTCGCCTTTTGGATCAACTCGCGGCCGCCCGGATGATCGAGCGCATCGCCGACGCTGCCGATCGCCGCGTCAGCCGGGTCCGGCTGACCGACGCAGGGGCCTCCTTGTTGACGACGATCGAGGGCGTGCTGGCCGACCTGCGCCACAACATTCTCGCGGGCCTGTCCGACGTCGAATTGGCGAACGCGCTGACCGTTGCCCGCCATGTCGAGAACATCGTCGGCCGTCCGCGCGGAGGCACCTGATGCAACGCTTCGGCGTCGGCGAGGCGCTGTTCTCGGTCAAATGCTTTTTCGCGGCGATGCTCGCTTATTATCTTGCACTTCGGATCGGCCTGACGCGCCCGTATTGGGCTGTGACGACATCGTACATCGTCGCGCAACCGCTCGCCGGGGCAGTGCTATCGAAGGCGCTGTTTCGCGTCGTCGGCACCGTGCTGGGGGCGATCGCCGCCGTCGTG harbors:
- a CDS encoding MarR family winged helix-turn-helix transcriptional regulator gives rise to the protein MGERSDLEGAYARTLLPLGRSWRQAADRALANLDVSAACGWALVQLGRLGDNIRQTDLARELDITGPSLVRLLDQLAAARMIERIADAADRRVSRVRLTDAGASLLTTIEGVLADLRHNILAGLSDVELANALTVARHVENIVGRPRGGT